One genomic region from Camelus dromedarius isolate mCamDro1 chromosome 17, mCamDro1.pat, whole genome shotgun sequence encodes:
- the PRSS45P gene encoding serine protease 45, translating into MLVPEACGKPWWLENSDVTRHWPWEVSLRVEDEHVCGGALIDLSWVVTAAHCIQSTKEYSVILGTSKLKPKDAMKALSIPVKDIILHPKYWGRTFIMGDVALLQLHTPAIFSKYVQPICLPEPSYNLKVGTQCWVTGWGQVKRRFSANSTLTPELREAEVFIMDNKRCDRIYRKNSLVPRIVPLVLGDMICATNYGENMCYGDSGGPLACEVEGRWILAGVLSWEKACAKVRNPDVYTRVTKYSKWIKKQISNGVLSGPRTSPWLLLMSWLLQPLMDP; encoded by the exons ATGCTTGTTCCTGAAGCTTGTGGCAAACCCTGGTGGTTGGAGAATTCGGACGTGACCCGCCATTGGCCCTGGGAAGTAAGCCTCCGAGTAGAAGATGAGCACGTGTGTGGAGGGGCCCTCATCGACCTCAGCTGGGTGGTGACTGCCGCCCACTGCATCCAAAG CACCAAAGAGTACTCAGTGATTCTCGGCACCTCCAAGCTGAAGCCCAAGGACGCCATGAAGGCCCTCTCAATCCCCGTGAAGGACATCATTTTGCACCCCAAGTACTGGGGCCGGACCTTCATCATGGGCGATGTTGCCCTTCTCCAGCTTCACACTCCTGCCATCTTCAGCAAGTACGTGCAGCCCATCTGCCTCCCGGAACCCAGCTACAACTTGAAGGTTGGAACACAGTGCTGGGTGACTGGCTGGGGCCAGGTTAAACGGCGCTTCTCAG CCAACTCCACGCTGACGCCAGAGCTGCGGGAGGCTGAGGTGTTTATCATGGACAACAAGAGATGTGATCGGATTTACCGCAAGAATTCCCTCGTCCCCCGAATTGTCCCCCTTGTCCTGGGGGACATGATCTGTGCCACCAATTATGGAGAAAACATGTGCTAT GGGGATTCTGGGGGTCCACTGGCTTGCGAAGTCGAGGGCAGATGGATTCTGGCTGGGGTGTTGTCCTGGGAAAAGGCCTGCGCCAAAGTACGTAATCCAGATGTGTACACCCGTGTCACCAAATACAGCAAATGGATCAAGAAGCAAATAAGCAACGGGGTTCTCTCTGGACCCCGCACCTCTCCCTGGCTCCTACTCATGTCTTGGCTGCTGCAGCCCCTAATGGACCCCtga
- the PRSS46P gene encoding putative serine protease 46 codes for MACGSGDLQGLTSPFSSARADNSLYVEGSWFRACGQTNISCKNVKGKLVEVGKWPWQVSILFMGMNICGGSIIHHQWVLTAAHCLYRSKDPKAYSVKVGVQHISEDGTELSVTHIAIHEDFNNLISQDIALLKLGDSISWSPLIQPVCLPTPKLKPSLGSMCWVIGWARTDTKVTPQPSYSLQEVAVKIINKKICHQQYKFLFLKDQKKFIGNDMMCAASQWGMDMCQGKSGNSLVCQVNKTWIQMGVMSWSFSCNQHRFPGLYTSTSHFTKWIKKQISDVRFVSRAGPTFLSPVFLTSCILLLSLGSLWLL; via the exons ATGGCTTGTGGGTCAGGAGATCTTCAGGGCCTTACATCTCCATTTTCTTCTGCCAGAGCTGACAATAGCCTCTATGTTGAAG GATCCTGGTTCCGGGCCTGTGGTCAGACTAACATCTCCTGCAAGAATGTGAAGGGGAAGCTGGTGGAGGTAGGCAAGTGGCCATGGCAGGTGAGCATCCTGTTCATGGGCATGAACATCTGTGGCGGCTCCATCATCCACCACCAGTGGGTCCTTACAGCTGCACACTGCTTATACAG ATCCAAAGACCCCAAAGCATACTCTGTGAAGGTGGGAGTTCAACACATCTCCGAAGATGGCACTGAGCTCTCTGTCACTCACATTGCAATTCATGAGGATTTCAACAACCTCATATCCCAGGACATTGCCCTCCTAAAGCTTGGAGACTCCATCTCCTGGTCCCCCCTCATCCAGCCTGTCTGTCTACCCACCCCCAAACTCAAGCCATCTCTCGGATCCATGTGCTGGGTGATCGGGTGGGCCCGAACAGATACAAAAG TGACCCCACAGCCCTCCTACAGTCTTCAGGAGGTGGCTGTCAAGATCATAAACAAGAAGATCTGCCATCAACAGTACAAGTTCCTCTTCTTAAAGGACCAGAAGAAGTTCATCGGGAATGACATGATGTGTGCCGCCTCACAATGGGGCATGGACATGTGTCAG GGTAAATCTGGCAATTCCCTTGTCTGCCAAGTGAACAAAACCTGGATTCAAATGGGGGTGATGAGCTGGAGCTTTAGCTGCAACCAGCACCGCTTCCCGGGCCTCTACACCAGCACCTCCCACTTCACTAAATGGATCAAGAAGCAGATCAGTGACGTGAGGTTCGTCAGTAGAGCTGGGCCCACCTTCCTGAGCCCAGTCTTCCTCACCAGCTGCATTCTGCTGCTCTCCTTGGGCTCCCTGTGGCTCCTGTGA